tgtttttttttatggattaagTCCACAAAGTCTGTTATTGATTACTGCAGAACTGCTAAATCGtctgtactttgctgcaaaTAAAAGTGATTTGTGAATAATGTTGAACAAAATGACACTATTTCTGAAGAAAATTATATCCTGACCACACTTAACACTGAATTCATATTTTTGAAACCTGTGCCGTGTAGATGCTGTAAAAAATGCTGTAGAATAAGTTAACTTCTCATATTGGTATTTCAATTACCAATCAGTcaatgtcaaaaatgtaatcaagttaacatgaaacaaactgtGAGGCTCACAGGCAAGGCAGGACAAATCCCCCCGAAGGCAAATCTTCTATGAACTAGATGGAGGAAACGAATGAATTGGTTGGGTTTTGATTTCAAAGGAAATATAAGACGCTTACGGAGGACAGCAGTCCTTCAGCCAGTTTAGCTGTGCGTCCTAAGTATCTTTTTAGATGTTTATTGATTCCTCTTGTAACGTGATATTGactaacaataacaatacatgACAAGTTGACATACAAGTTGTGGATGGTTGAATAATGTGAGATTTTGAAGGAACAGTGCTACAGTCATTTCAAACCAGACTGCAGTTTCCAAGGTTACCAGTAGTGCAGCTTTGTTTCTGTAGGTAACAGGACTTGAGATCACAATTTGTATTTGATGAGGAGGAAATATTTGTAATGGGAAATCTGTAAAAGTCTGCTGTGTTGGgtgaaaaaaaactgtccataATGTGTTTGTCCTTGTTAAATCGTCCCTCAATAAGACGATAAACACTTTATAAAGGGTGACATGTACACATTCAAACCCACACACCatataaatgtgaatgaaagaaaagtgacacatttcttttgtaatttggaaATTCATTTCTGTAAATTCCAGCACAAAAACCTCCAACTCATTTAGACATACTAAAGGTTTATTCAGAGAGGTCAAAGAGTCAGAATGTGAACACAGAACTCGGATTGTGTATCAGCACACATTTGACAGCTGGATGTTAAAAGAGCCCTTGGGCATGTTCAGggatgtgtctgtgtatttgctcATCGGAGAGGCAGTTGGTTGAAGGACTGAATTACTTTGCTCTGCTTTACTCCTGTTTTGGCTCCAGCTCCCGCACTGCACGCGtgatataatataatgcaaGGACAGTAATGcatatttgtgcattttgaagGGGGTTTGGAATGATAATGATTATTGTTAAAAGCAAAGGAAAATATGATGACTTTCCCCCCACATGGAGCATCTCTGCCACACATGCAGAACCTCACAGAGAGCCAATGAAAGGGAAGAGTCAAAATCATCAATCAGCTCCTCGGGTTTCCTAAATCAATACCATGTGATGACATTTTGGCGGCGCTCTGCATACGTCCACCCGAGACTGTTGGGTCACAAAAACAAGACTCTGCCACGAtacatcttcctctctccctccttatTTACCGAGACAGTTGTTTGTGGCAGAAACAGTGGCAGGTCACAGGTGCCAGGAAAATTGACCATCTTCTTCTTTCCACTGCAAACAACTGCGAACATTTACCCTCCCATATACTGACACACAACTCTGTGGATGCATTCGCCCGGTGCATTACATTTCAACTTGCGCACAAATGAAGAATATACTTCTTTCCACGAGTAGAGGTGACTGCTGACCCAGTTTGAAGCCAGTAACGTGTGTCAAGGTCAGAAACCCACAGCTTTTATTTGTTCCAACACCACCAAAAGGCACTCTTGAATCTGGTTTATACACTGTTATGTGGCTTTTGTGTATGTTCATTTTGAATTCTACTGTAGAGGCCATCTGTCACCTTTGTGAGCCTGTGcaatacaaagaaaaagataaaggaTCCTTCTTATACCAGTAATAGGTACAgcaatatatagatatatatattttacatctCTTTTTTGTTAAAATCTTTTATAACCTTCCAACTTTAAATTCAACAAATGTGGTTCAACCATTTGTTTAGAAGGATTGAGTGCATTCCATGTATTGTTAGAAATTTCAATTCTTTCAATAAGGAGCTCTCTATTGGCCATTTTCTGTTTCTAGCTGGGTCAGACACACCTATTTATTTACCTGAAGTAATCGTCCGGTTTTATATTGGAAAGTATGGAAACATTCTGTGAGTCTGTAGTGTACATAATAATTTTCTGTCTCCTGACAGGATGCTGAAGTCTTAATCTCTGTTTTACAGCCTCTCTCTGTAATGTTGGGGATGTCATTCATAAATCTGACCTGATGAAAAGCCTTTGGAGTCAAAACACTGTCAACAAAGAAAGCATGAGATACGCGACTGTTTCCTCTTTGCATACTAAATTGTTAAGCTGTGATAGGGGAGGACTTTGCTGCCACAATACTGCTCTCTGCTGGTAAATGAACTTCTTATGTTAGACTGACCTTTGAACTGTTtcagaacagagcagagggagaaggggCATTCAGGTTTCTATAAGTGTTTTAAAGACATCTCATTGCCATTTTCCAAAAGATCTCTTTTAATTCCACAAGTGAAGTTCAAGTTCAAATCCCTGTAAACTGTTACCATAATATTATaaatgcatatactgtatatttgcatATGTATGAACAGAGATTAATCATCAAACCGGTgtcattaattatttctttcCCGTACCTCAGAAGTGCAGCCCATCGGACATGCTCTGTGGAGACTACAGGCAGATTTAGAAATGCTCTGTCGTCTCCTCGTGTAGGTTTATGATCCGGATTCTCCACCTTGTGACTTGCAGATTTACAAACCGTGGGGGGCATGCAGTTTTAGTAATGTTTCACAGCATCCCCAGCTGCAGGGGCCTCGCAAACATTTGGAGTAATATCACTTTGTTCAGAGCCTACAGTCGCATGTGTGAGCTCTACACTCGCACCCTGTCAGGAGCTTAGAATTTCCTGCGGAGCCCCTGGAGCTGACCACCCACCTCTTTTTAGCCTTGTTAAAGAACCAAAGGGAAATCATATTTCAAGATGGATGccttctctcttcatctgcaCTATGCTTATTACTGCATCCAAGAAAGATCAAAGCTACCTAAACTACCCTCAGAGCTTGCAGCCCCCTGAAGATTCTTCACAGTACTAGAATAACGAGGTGAAGACTGCCTCCACTTTTATCTTCACCTTGCTTTAGCAAGCGAGTCATATTTGTCAGAAGTGAGTCTTTTTGGCCAGAAGTGCCATACTCTTCTCATAAATACACCGGAGGAGAGTTCAAAACAGGCGATTATTCAAGTAGGCAAACACATTCAATgtcattattactttttttatgtGCTAGTAAAGGGTGAGACCGTATATTTCCCCGCTGCCAGGTATTGATTTATGTATCAGCATTACCCAAAACTTGCAGCAATAATCAAATGTGACCGGTATTAAGCGGTGAGGCAGCAGACTAACCTGGGgaccctctgcctctctgtctatcctgaaacagctgtttgAGCTCTAATTAAAGGGAAGTAGCAGGTGTCACCTGAGCCCCAACTGCAGGGGCACACCTGGTTGCATTAATTTGATCCAAAGTGGTTTTGACGGACTGCCTGCACTCTGGCGTCCCACATTAAGCCACTGGAACTGAGCACCTGCTTGCAGCGAGCAGTCAGGAGCGCTCCACTAACATGGCTCTGTGGAGGTACGCCAAGCTGGCGAGTCCATGTCTTTGCAGTGACCCAGGGGACGGCTCCGTCATCCCTGCCTCTGACTTACCAGCAACATCTGTAAGTGAGCAGACCTGCGACGCTGACCTGTAGTCACGCTGGGCTGAGGGCTGGGTGTGCCCAAGATAATTGTCTGTGGAAACCTCCCAGAGGCTGTAAAGGCAGCTTGTTTCAGATCTCCTGATGATTTCACAGGACATTTAACTTTACTCCTCTCATTTGTTACCTCCTCAGGGTATTTCCAAATATCCATTACCAGGTTCCCAAGGAATGTAGCAACCCTTAACCTCCACTAGCTTTTATGTATGCATAAATTGCCTTGGGGATAAATGTGACACTGCAGTGgcatgatttgtgtttgtgtgcaagctTAAACAAACAGATGACCTTCAGAACTGAGCAGTGACAAAAATGCCCAGATTGTGGAATTATAGATGCAACATTGCGTTGTCTCTCTGACACTTCAATTGCCTAATGAAATCTACATCACACACCAGAATTAAGCTGCAGCGGATTGAATGGGTCCTGCCTCGGGTCGTGCTGCACTCTCTGTTGCAACAGTTTCTTTGTGCCACGACAATACATTAATTTCATGAGTCAACAGGCTACGACTGGCAGTTTGTGTCGAGCTAAACAGTGTTTAATTGGATTCTGATCCATGGCAACACCACCGGAGGCTTGTTTCCATCTTTTATTTCAGCAGCACCTGGAGCGTAATGGCGGTGATTACATCCCTCCTGTGGTGTCCCGGTGGTTCAGCCCTCGCAGGCCTCTGGGAATATGCTGCTGACAGTCACGGTCCATGCCGCCCTGCCGCCCTGTTTGGCTGCTGGCAAACcctgaactgctgctgctgctgctgagagtcTTTGTTACAGCACTGCAGGTTCAAAGGGAATCATGATGATACAATCCAAATTAATTGTTTACTGCACAAACTCAGGCACAGTGGAGATTCCAAATAACATATCTAGAAAGAGGCATAAAATTGAAACTGTTTACTTCAAAGCAAATCAAATTTGCTTTGAGAGAacttttacaaaacacaatcagTTCACAAAGACAAACCTTGCACGTAGCACTGATGGTTACAGTGAATATCAACATATAAACTGTCCCTTTCCGTTTCATTTAAGtatcaaaacatgtttttcaggGAGAAAAGAGTCAGAGTGCTGTGATtgaaagtttattcttgaccttgaaaacagcagttgacaaaacaatctaaCCACAAGGTCCATTCAGGAGCTGtcctggagctttcaatcatatcacacaatcttcctcagAAACTCAggcaactccatctgctgaggaagattgtgtCATACGACTGAAAGCTCCTGAACAGTTAAAGAATGGACTTTGTGATGGGATTATTTTTTCAGCTCTATTGAATGTGTTTAGAAAacaagtttttcatttcctgttggcTCCAAAAAATTATTTGATTTACAAAGTAGTGTGAATGATGAGAGTTTTAAATTGCTAAGAATTAATTCTCGTGTAAAAAATCTTACATTTAGAATGAAATCTTTCAATATCTTCAGAGTGACACCAGCTAACGAGGCCCTGGGAGGAACTGACTTCCACGTAAAGCGGGGAAAGGTCACTGACCCCTGCCGATGGAGATTTGGGAGGACGACCTGCGCATGAAGTCAGCGCTGACAGCACAGGGAGGAATAACATTGCTGGGCCTCTGACCTTCGGTGTAGCCCCACAACGTCTTACAACCACAGAGTCAGACACATCTGAATAATACATCGGCCCCTCCTGCTGGGACCACCCCCACCGCTCACACAAGCAgaggtacacaaacacagcgtTCATACTATGGTGCGAGGTTTGTCTCCCACAGCGTCCCATACAATAATGAACACAGTATGTTTGACCAGCTGAGGCCAGGTCCCTGTATCTTATGTTTAAACAGGTTAGCATAGAAGTTTTTTGGCCCAAAATGTTATTGGAATTATTATTACACGCAATTATTTATCCTTAATTCAGTATCTTGTGCAGGTCAAACCTTCAGTTTATTAAATATTCTGAAGGTTTTGTCTGCTCTCctttactttattcttttatattCAATTCATTGTTGTCCCTTTATTCCAAAAGCAATAGCAACagcttaaaaaagaaaaaacaacacactgcagttttGGCCTCTACAGTAATTTCTCACCTCCGTGAGAGTAAGTGAACAATAGATCGAGCCTCGAGAATTCTGCTGTTTACACAGTGAGAATGAACAGAAAtgcatgaaatattttaaaatcccCTGTGATTCCTGGAAAGGcaggctgtctctctcttgtttctgtctgctttaCATACAGGACCAGCTCCATAGTTTGCACTGAGATTATTTGAATTTCATAGagtgtttgacatttgataATAGTGCCGTGTGTTTATAGATTCTAGACTTCCTTGCCGAAGGTTTCCTATCATGTTTGTTCAGGTTTCCCCCTCAAAAAAAGCAACTGAATACGAAAAACTCAAATATCTCTGTGTGACATCAAAAAGACAAACCCAATTATTGTTTTAGCTCCGTGTGAGCAGATACATATCAATCAGCCTTCTAGGAATATCtgtatttacataaaacattcaGAGTAGCAGGTgcaatgaaaagagagagggggaggggaggggggggggttgtgttaCAGTTGTGCTATCATTTATTATGATGTCTCAATGCCACATAATGACTGAATGTTGTTCACCTGTTgagacacatttattatttattcagtgtctttatgtgtatgtaaatCAGACTGTGCTGTCACAGGagcactgttttattttaaatgagtgATCTTTACTACAGTTGGTTGGCAatctaaaaaagaaagagagacagatttttGTGCTGAGAGGTTGTGGACAGATGGGAGATGTGTAGGAGCAGAATGTAGGAGGGTGTATGCACAGTAGGATACTGGCAAGGTACGACAAacaggtgtgtgtacagtgtgtgtgttgaggtggtGGGTCTCCAGTCCGATCACATAACAAGATGTCATCCATTTATTGTATACTGTGTCTGATACTGCATTGTACAGCGTAGAGGACGTGCAGATGTTACTACCCTCTACAGGAGCACAGAGTGAATGCAGATCAGTTTGtgctataaaaataaatcaaacataaaacatcGACATCGAATTGAAATTGCTTCATTTGTTATAACGGTGAGTTCACGTATTTTAACACTATTTTTTGGAAGCTTTTTACTCTGTTTTGGACACCTTGAACTTAACGTGGAACCAATGTTTTGCGATGTCAGAGTTCCCTTCCGGTATGTTTTTATTGTCGCACAGGCAGTAAAGTTGTGGCTGGAGTTGTTGCAGCTTCGGTAACGTTACAGTCTCCTGCTTTACTGATATTATTGGATTAACGGTGTAAATGTCGTTATAACGGTTAAATATAACGTGCTCTGTCCGGTTTATCTAGCAGCGTTTAAAATGTGTCGGTTAGCTGCAAATGTTACACTTGAcactttatttagcagattttATTACGTGTCACATTAAATGTAGCAAAGGCAATTCATATTTCTTAGCTGTTTGTAAAAGAGCTTTTTCTTTGTGCCGTGTTCAAAATGTCCCTCATGATGTGTAATATATTAGCGCTGTCGTTGTTGTCATCTGCGAATACGCTTTACCAGGAGTCTGACGATAATTCACAAAAAGTGAAGagaaatttaattaaattgtgCCCATTAATTCTGTGTTTACggatattacatattacatacatattACAATACATGTTTTATAATTACCTTGCATTTGGGTGTTTAAATATACCTGTTAGTTAAAGTTATGATCCAGCCTCGCAGCAGACATCATGTCCTTCAGTGaatctctttgtttttgattgtgATTGTGGGATCAACATGGGCATAGAGTGGATACAGGGTTATCTAAAAATGGCGCTGGAGTCCAATTTccgagtttttttttaataatttaatcatTATCTTCCTCCTACAACTGAAGTAGAAAATAGATGGGGTGCACTTTCACTCTGCCCATCCTCCTTAATGACTTCAATAATAAAATTTGACAGTATGACCGTAATTCCCCAAACATCCTAAATAATTGgattttctgcttgttttgttgtttttgcaaaatgtcaaaggTTGCACTGATGTTTCGGCTGATGTGACAGTGTATCACACAGAGAAGAGTCCCGTTGGCGTGCTCTGCAGGCTCATCACTGCCCTGACACTGGTGATTACCTCAGGCATGTGGCATATTAAATGCAACCATTGAGTTTGGTTCTGGTCAGTCAGCCTCAAAGTTCACAAGGCTGCCTTTCTGTACTCAAATGATTCAGGTGCTCAGAGTTGGCTGCCTCGTACTTTGGCATCGTCCCCAGCTAACCGGAGCATCCAAACATGGACGGAGTCACACGGAGGCAGAGTTGGCGGTTTCAGACACCATGTGACAGAGTTTCGTCATTGTGACCGTGTCACACTCGCAGTTCTGGCTCACGATGTCCTCACCTGCGTTTTGTGGTTGCCAGTTAGGAAATTAGATGCATACATCTGTTTCACTGCGGCAAAGAGTATGTGTGtattctgtgtatgtgtgtaacgATGGCGGGCAGTTTTAGCAAATTGTGACATCGGTGGAGCCATGACCAGCTGAGCACAGAACAAGTGATTAAATGACAACCTTTGCCTCCaaaaatcacagtgaaatgttgaAATCTCCAAACAGTGCACATGTGAATTCAGCTTAAAATTAGAAGTGTATCATCATTAGAGATTCAGTCTGAACAAGTGCTGTCCTAACTCACCTTCACCGTCTGTCCCACAGCATAAATAAAGACCTTCTCATCAATGGCTACGCTGTGGTCAAAGATCTCTGCTGTCCTGCCTCTTAATGAGGAACAGTTTCACCTGGAGTTCAGTGACAAAGTAGAGTCAAGTGTGGTGGAAATGCTGAAACGGTCCAGGCAGCAGCTGTACAGAGACACTACGAGTGCCAGCCGAATGCTTAATGCTCAGATCATTTTGGATCTTTCATGGGAGAAACTCAACACGGGAACATGGCGCCATGTGGACAAAGAATGGAGACGTGTTTATTCTTACGGTTGCCTGTTCAAAGTGGCCTCTCTGTGCCGTGGAGGTCCGTCCGCAGACGAGGTCGTGCAGGCTGTAAGGACATGTGACATGGGTTTGCTCATGGGTGCAGCCATCATGGATAACATACTTCAGGTTATTGTTCGGATTCTGCAGGATGAAGTCAGGAAATCCACtaaagaagaagatgaaagCGAACATGCTGAGGTCAAGGTCAGaggtatttttatttaaaacacacattattgtaTGTGACTTTGTCACTTTAGTTTGTCAGAAGTTATTACAAGTTTAATGCAACTTTTTAAACATTGATTTCTTAGAATTCTTGAGGCTTAAAATTAATTGCTAACACATTTATTATCTAAGTTAcgaaaacagaaagaaggaaatcaTCAGTCATCATTACCATAAAACAAGATGTGTACTGCTGGTTACATTAAAAGTGCACCTTTGCCTAACTTCAATGGTATGCTCACTTATTCATGGAAAACAACATAGAAAGGTAGTTTTCTCATAGTTTTACAGGAGCAGTTTTATGTGGTGCAGCAAAGAAAGGGTTCTTTTCTCGAGGATTCAAAGTTTGTGACAAACAGTGAGTGATGAGGAGAAGCCTTTCAGAAGTGTTAGAgaaatatttccttttgttgCCCTTCATCTTTTTGCACTCCATCAACAGACACTGAAATGTCAGATCACTTTGTTTGgttagcagctttttttttttctttttgcctttaaaaaactcaaacttaaaaaaaggctttgatATATTAAAACACCATAACTGTCCATGTCTAACTGCGCTCTACAGCGGGGCTGCAACTTACCACTGTTATCATTATCTCTTAATCTGCCGTTTATTTTCTCGGCTATTCAATTAATTGGtcaattaaatgtcagaaagtagtgAGAAATCacaaattaatgttttgttcCACCAACAGAAAATCAGCACATCCGATTGAGAGGCTGTAATTTGTGGCATTTTAGTGacttaaaaaatgacaattcattgattatcaaaatagttgcctaCTATTTTTTCTGACAACTGactcatcatttcagctctattaTAGAGAAATAAGAGCACAGACACTCACAGTTTGTCTTCAGTTATTTTCCCCTTAAAGCTTTTACTTTTAGAATTGAGTCAAAGAGCTGACAAAGCCTTGCTGTTTTGGCATCATTAACAGAGAATAAAGATCGAGTGCCCACATGTTCCTGTGATCAAAGAAGAGCTGGCAGTTCCCAGGATCCGATGTCCGTCACTGGAGAGCTTCAACTCAAACTACCTGCTCCCCCTCAAACCAGTGATTCTCGAAGGGATCATCGACCACTGGCCCGCCCTCAGCGAACACCCCTGGAGGtagtttttttatgtgtgtgttcttgttaaATGAAGTGCTGTTTGCATAATATGGCCTGGTATCATCCATCAGCATCgttctgcatttcttttgtcCAGGTGACAATCCATATTATGAACCCATTTATCATTATTAGTATGTTAAACTCATTCAGTCAACCTCTCTTATGGATTAGGTAAAATCACAGTCACAAGgacttaaagtacattttcatttaaaaaacacttctGTCTACAAGCACGGGCTTCATGTTATTAGTATTAGCATTTACATCAGTAGTCCTCCATCATGGTGAAACACTACAAACCTACTTATGTTCAGTTCAGCCGTGTAATCAGACTGATTTACACTTCAGCCTGCCGAGTGGACTTTTCCAGAAAACCTGCATGATGTAACATGCAATTTCTATCAGTTGATACCAGGCACTGTGACGTATAGTGTAAGTTTCAGACTTAATTGCCTTTGTATGTGGGTATGTGGAAGCAACAAAAACTCACTTTAGGTTGGTTTACTTGTCACAACATCCCTGACTCCTGACTCTAATGTCTGACACCAGAGTCTGATAAAACTGCCTCTCCATTCAAGAATATCCTTCACTGTCCTCCCTCTCACTGCTGACTCCTGACAGCTGACTATTCACTCTGACATCTGACATGCAGCTCCTGGCATCTGACTCTCAGCTC
The sequence above is a segment of the Enoplosus armatus isolate fEnoArm2 chromosome 17, fEnoArm2.hap1, whole genome shotgun sequence genome. Coding sequences within it:
- the kdm8 gene encoding lysine-specific demethylase 8 isoform X1, producing MATLWSKISAVLPLNEEQFHLEFSDKVESSVVEMLKRSRQQLYRDTTSASRMLNAQIILDLSWEKLNTGTWRHVDKEWRRVYSYGCLFKVASLCRGGPSADEVVQAVRTCDMGLLMGAAIMDNILQVIVRILQDEVRKSTKEEDESEHAEVKRIKIECPHVPVIKEELAVPRIRCPSLESFNSNYLLPLKPVILEGIIDHWPALSEHPWSIEYLRSVAGVRTVPVEVGSRYTDEEWSQTLLTVNEFIDRYILNKDGVKGLGYLAQHQLFDQIPELKEDIRLPDYCCLGEGDEDDITVNAWFGPGGTVSPLHQDPQQNFLAQVVGSKYIRLYSPEDTHKLYPHQSQLLHNTSQVEVENPDTERFPEFANAPYLECVLKPGDVLFIPVRHWHYVRSLELSFSVSFWWS
- the kdm8 gene encoding lysine-specific demethylase 8 isoform X2, whose amino-acid sequence is MATLWSKISAVLPLNEEQFHLEFSDKVESSVVEMLKRSRQQLYRDTTSASRMLNAQIILDLSWEKLNTGTWRHVDKEWRRVYSYGCLFKVASLCRGGPSADEVVQAVRTCDMGLLMGAAIMDNILQVIVRILQDEVRKSTKEEDESEHAEVKRIKIECPHVPVIKEELAVPRIRCPSLESFNSNYLLPLKPVILEGIIDHWPALSEHPWSIEYLRSVAGVRTVPVEVGSRYTDEEWSQTLLTVNEFIDRYILNKVMKGLGYLAQHQLFDQIPELKEDIRLPDYCCLGEGDEDDITVNAWFGPGGTVSPLHQDPQQNFLAQVVGSKYIRLYSPEDTHKLYPHQSQLLHNTSQVEVENPDTERFPEFANAPYLECVLKPGDVLFIPVRHWHYVRSLELSFSVSFWWS